In Aegilops tauschii subsp. strangulata cultivar AL8/78 chromosome 3, Aet v6.0, whole genome shotgun sequence, one genomic interval encodes:
- the LOC109773847 gene encoding uncharacterized protein, whose product MAASLGLTTSHEAYYSAHPAASSLYNFEAGDPFVAAADGAAELSFPELVEAARASDYSPLPAFGAAGGETMNMYGRSVVFPMTASYYCDGAWMFEDDAAARARGGGIGAMAGRPSGRIGFRTRSEVEVMDDGFRWRKYGKKAVKSSPNLRNYYRCSAEGCGVKKRVERDRDDPLYVLTTYDGVHNHVTPGSTSSRAAPAYSAPTAPAWTWSELQAAAHSSESY is encoded by the coding sequence ATGGCGGCTTCGCTAGGACTTACCACCAGCCATGAAGCCTACTACTCGGCCCACCCGGCGGCCTCCTCCTTGTACAATTTCGAAGCCGGTGATCCCTTCGTGGCAGCGGCGGACGGTGCCGCGGAGCTGAGCttcccggagctcgtggaggccgCTCGTGCCTCCGACTACTCGCCGCTTCCGGCGTTCGGCGCCGCTGGAGGCGAGACGATGAACATGTACGGGCGGAGCGTCGTCTTCCCTATGACGGCCTCGTACTACTGCGACGGCGCGTGGATGTTCGAGGACGACGCGGCGGCGAGGGCGAGAGGAGGAGGGATCGGTGCTATGGCAGGGCGGCCGTCGGGGAGGATCGGGTTCCGGACTCGGTCGGAGGTGGAGGTGATGGACGACGGATTCCGGTGGAGGAAGTACGGCAAGAAGGCGGTGAAGAGCAGCCCCAACCTGCGCAACTACTACCGGTGCTCCGCCGAGGGGTGCGGGGTGAAGAAGCGGGTCGAGCGGGACCGCGACGACCCGCTCTACGTCCTCACCACCTACGACGGCGTCCACAACCACGTCACCCCCGGCAGCACGTCGTCGAGGGCGGCGCCGGCGTACTCGGCGCCGACGGCGCCCGCTTGGACCTGGAGCGAGCTGCAAGCGGCGGCGCACTCCTCGGAGTCCTACTGA